CGAGGTGTGCAGGGACACAGAAAGAGGAGAGCGTCCTGCAGACACTCAGCTCGGCAGGATCGCCGGTGGCACGCACAGCAGCCTACCTTGTTTGAAGGCTCCAGCTTCAACGCTGCCTTTAAGATGGGGATGGCCTCTCTGTATTCGCCCTGCTGAGCCAGGACCTGGAAGGCGAGATACGGTTTGAGCAGGACAGCTGAGGTCTGTCCCTCGGTCCTGCCTTCCATGGAGAAGGGACGGCAGCGCCTGCCACACGCCCGGCCTCACCTTGCCCTTTCGGAAGAGAGCCTTGATGTTCCCCGGCTGGTGCTCCAGGACGAGGTTACAGGACTTCAGGGCCGCCTCGTAATGGTCCAATTTAAGCTGAGAGGCTGCCAGGTTGTTGAGACATTTCACCTTCACGTCCAGCAGCTCAGTCTCCTCATCCGGACTGAAGTCAACTGCAAAGACCCCAAAGCCAAGTTACAGCAGGAAGGGAGCCCCGGCAGCCCTCACCCGGGGCGGCAGCAGGTACCTTTTGAGCTGGAGCTGATGATTTTGAGGGCAATGTCGTAGGAATTGATGGCCAGCACGTAATCTGCCTGCTGGTAGAAGAAGTTGCCACGCTCCCGCTTGCGGTTGGCCAGCTCTATCTTCTCCTTCCCGCTGAGCAGCTCCAGGTCCGGCGCGTCCCGAGCTGCCAGCAGCTCCACCTCCAGCGTGAGAGCTGCGTTGGGTGGGACGTCGGGGCTCCTGCGCAGAGAAGGGCACAAAGCTGTGGCACCGCTGCCACCTCTGCCAGTCCCACCAGCCACTGGGCCATGTAGATTTAGCACCACAGCCCAGAAATCAGAGCCACGGAAGCTCCCTAGGACAGGGCACGATGCAGATCATTCCCAAGACAGGACACGCTGCTGTTCCCTGCATGTAGCAAGCAAGCTGGGTCTCCTTGTCTGTGGAAGCTGTGGCTTGCTGGCTGGGCTGTCACCGGGAGAGCAGGGGACAGCTTTCACAGCCCCATTTGGGGCCATCCTGAGCCCTCCCCGCTCACCTGCCCTGAGCGCCGTAGCAGTACTTTGCATCTGACACGATCAAAGCCGTCTCCCCCATTTCCAGGAGCTGCACACACAGGTCCAGAGCCTACAGGGAACAACACCGCAGGGAGGGAGCATGAGCAAGGGCAGAGGGGTCGCTTCCAACCTGCAAACAGGGACGTCACTGTCCCCAAACCATCCCCACGCCCCCCAAGGCAAGGTCCTGCTCCGCAGGGCAAAAATAAGGCAGCGATAAAGCTGGGCAAGCTTTCTCCCAGCCCTGACCTGCAAGACGTCGCAGTCCCCCAGCGTGAAGGTGAGGGCAGGGTTCTCCTCCACCACGCTGCCATCCTCCAGCGTGGCCTTCAGGCGGATGGTCACGTCCTGGCCCTTGCGGGGACGCG
The Strix uralensis isolate ZFMK-TIS-50842 chromosome 27, bStrUra1, whole genome shotgun sequence DNA segment above includes these coding regions:
- the FKBP8 gene encoding peptidyl-prolyl cis-trans isomerase FKBP8 → MASSGEEPRSSSPGRAGTGTELSPTADATQLDTAEDFEVLEEEEEEEEEEDLSELPPLEDVGRPPAPPREDTQAPEQGGGEAAEDPQEWLDVLGSGLLKKKTLVPGQGVDTRPRKGQDVTIRLKATLEDGSVVEENPALTFTLGDCDVLQALDLCVQLLEMGETALIVSDAKYCYGAQGRSPDVPPNAALTLEVELLAARDAPDLELLSGKEKIELANRKRERGNFFYQQADYVLAINSYDIALKIISSSSKVDFSPDEETELLDVKVKCLNNLAASQLKLDHYEAALKSCNLVLEHQPGNIKALFRKGKVLAQQGEYREAIPILKAALKLEPSNKTIHAELSKLVKKHADQKNVETEMYRKMLGNPSAAGTPGKCKDKLPWSIPWKWLFGATAIALGGVALSVVIAARN